The following proteins are co-located in the Papaver somniferum cultivar HN1 unplaced genomic scaffold, ASM357369v1 unplaced-scaffold_128, whole genome shotgun sequence genome:
- the LOC113331921 gene encoding transcription initiation factor TFIID subunit 11-like, protein MSTSSNSNYDYSYSSSSSSSSNKDSKASVAKSKAKTTHNWGANPSIPLNDRRVIYAELMKRKAEDDEAENLQRRKDRIRRRIQAAEEIRQFLYGVPSDSDADASEEETTWVFTEHKINPDRYEREFRKTMKQIEAEAEEDSDSDDPYTHTDFINDPDADSDEEEDSDDKYDNSDDEKDNNHQQLGCECLQYNVVQTVVESSRKELGRV, encoded by the exons atgtcaacTTCCAgcaacagcaattacgattatagttattcctcttcttcctccagcTCTTCTAATAAGGATTCCAAAGCTTCTGTAGCCAAATCAAAAGCTAAGACAACTCATAATTGGGGAGCAAATCCTAGCATACCCTTGAATGATCGAAGGGTCATTTATGCTGAACTTATGAAGAGAAaggctgaagatgatgaagcagaGAATCTTCAGCGCAGAAAGGATCGAATTCGGCGCAGAATACAAGCGGCTGAGGAGATACGTCAATTCCTTTATGGGGTACCCTCTGACTCTGACGCTGACGCTTCTGAAGAGGAAACTACGTGGGTGTTTACAGAGCACAAGATCAATCCTGACCGATATGAAAGAGAGTTCCGGAAGACTATGAagcaaattgaagctgaagcgGAAGAAGACTCGGACTCAGACGATCCTTATACCCATACAGACTTCATCAATGATCCTGATGCTGATTCCGACGAAGAGGAGGACAGTGATGACAAATATGATAACTCGGATgacgagaaggaca ATAATCATCAACAATTGGGTTGCGAATGCCTCCAGTATAATGTAGTCCAAACTGTGGTGGAGAGTAGTCGTAAAGAGCTTGGAAGGGTGTGA
- the LOC113331919 gene encoding uncharacterized protein LOC113331919, whose product MATHCQHLHIVLSSLHKHSLFVKRSKCSFCRPQIKHLGHIISREGVAADSGKIECMVNCPRPTTLKGLRGFLGLTGYYRRFVKGYGLISRPLTELLKKGNFVWNDVAELAFEQLKKVVTYTHVLILPDFTK is encoded by the coding sequence ATGGCTACTCACTGTCAACATCTGCATATTGTCCTTTCTAGTTTGCACAAACATTCATTGTTTGTTAAACGAAGCAAATGTTCTTTCTGTCGACCACAAATAAAGCATCTAGGCCACATAATCAGTAGAGAGGGTGTAGCAGCTGACTCTGGAAAAATCGAATGTATGGTAAATTGTCCTAGACCAACTACTCTTAAGGGTTTACGGGGGTTTCTTGGCTTGACAGGGTATTATCGCAGATTTGTTAAAGGCTATGGTTTGATTTCTAGACCACTCACAGAACTACTTAAAAAGGGCAATTTTGTTTGGAATGATGTTGCAGAGTTAGCCTTTGAGCAACTTAAGAAAGTGGTTACTTATACTCATGTTCTTATTTTACCAGATTTCACTAagtaa